A part of Thermocrinis albus DSM 14484 genomic DNA contains:
- a CDS encoding DNA polymerase III subunit, with translation MREKLRSFLEKMYKRGRVPSAIIFYGKEGVGKAYMAFELAKALLCLRRSYPPCGECASCHLMDDFLKKDDESKKVYGESDSGKKVYLYLQGDHPDFVYLKPEKAEIKVDQIRGVKDFTLLTPAMSRKKVVLVKPAEAMNVYAQNAFLKLLEEPPADTHFLLVTHNLQNILPTVKSRCFLLEVPPYTQEELATLSGIKDPLLLSLADGSLGYLNYLKERPEILQMAQKILSGNFMEIYQVAQEIEEMELQDKVSLLRILEALIHTKSVEEKTTRYKNLMDTIALVAQNLSKGLNLQVFLFYVALRIDIQRGQEYTNTYEIS, from the coding sequence ATGAGGGAGAAACTACGCTCCTTTCTGGAGAAGATGTACAAGAGGGGAAGAGTTCCGTCAGCCATCATCTTCTACGGAAAGGAGGGTGTGGGTAAGGCTTATATGGCCTTTGAGTTGGCTAAGGCTCTACTGTGCCTGCGCAGATCATATCCTCCCTGTGGGGAGTGTGCCTCCTGCCATCTTATGGATGACTTCCTCAAAAAGGATGATGAGAGTAAGAAGGTTTATGGAGAGTCAGACTCAGGTAAGAAAGTTTACCTCTATCTGCAGGGAGATCATCCTGACTTTGTTTACCTTAAACCGGAAAAGGCGGAGATAAAGGTGGATCAGATAAGGGGTGTGAAGGATTTTACTCTTCTTACACCTGCTATGTCTCGTAAGAAAGTGGTCTTGGTGAAGCCAGCGGAAGCTATGAATGTTTACGCTCAGAACGCTTTTCTGAAGCTTTTGGAAGAACCACCTGCCGATACCCACTTCCTTCTTGTAACCCACAATCTCCAGAATATACTTCCTACCGTAAAGTCCAGGTGTTTTCTTCTGGAAGTACCTCCTTATACGCAGGAAGAACTGGCCACTTTGTCAGGTATAAAAGACCCTCTCCTTCTGTCTTTGGCGGATGGTAGCCTAGGTTACCTCAACTATCTTAAGGAAAGACCTGAGATCCTCCAGATGGCTCAGAAGATTCTGTCTGGAAACTTCATGGAGATTTACCAAGTGGCCCAAGAGATAGAAGAGATGGAGCTTCAGGACAAGGTTTCACTCCTACGTATTCTAGAAGCACTGATACACACGAAGAGTGTGGAAGAGAAGACCACTCGCTACAAGAACCTGATGGACACCATAGCTTTGGTGGCACAGAACTTGAGTAAAGGCCTTAACTTGCAGGTGTTTCTGTTTTACGTTGCCCTTCGCATTGACATTCAAAGGGGGCAAGAATACACTAATACCTATGAGATATCTTAA
- a CDS encoding PSP1 domain-containing protein, with the protein MRYLKVKFPDTGKVAHVEGLKEYGFRYGDMLVVLSEKGQELVKVLGYSKEEAPSAVRFVRRAGREDMRKAEENEAKAQEAYKFCRSKIKEYGLAMKLLKAYIPLDGSRVFFYYTAEQRVDFRQLVRDLARVYRKRIEMRQVGVRDALQMMGWVGNCGEEVCCKRFTENFESVYLRDIEEQNLPLSPNKFTGPCGRLMCCLAYERDNYAVRQILPEVGTTICLQNREYQILHIDPLHDRIQLLGDEKKEDFRISQLLPFGYEKALKHCKECGCCRRNAKENETFAGVQE; encoded by the coding sequence ATGAGATATCTTAAAGTAAAGTTTCCAGATACAGGGAAAGTAGCCCACGTAGAAGGTCTGAAGGAATATGGCTTCCGATACGGAGATATGTTGGTAGTACTCTCTGAGAAGGGTCAGGAGTTGGTAAAGGTTCTTGGGTATTCTAAGGAGGAAGCTCCTTCGGCGGTGCGTTTTGTAAGAAGAGCAGGGAGAGAAGATATGAGGAAGGCTGAGGAGAACGAAGCTAAGGCTCAGGAGGCCTATAAATTTTGCAGGAGTAAGATAAAGGAGTATGGTCTTGCCATGAAACTACTAAAAGCCTACATACCTCTAGATGGGTCCAGAGTTTTCTTCTACTACACGGCGGAACAGAGGGTGGATTTCAGACAGCTGGTTAGAGATCTTGCCCGTGTGTACCGTAAGAGGATAGAGATGAGGCAAGTGGGAGTCAGAGACGCTCTACAGATGATGGGATGGGTGGGCAACTGTGGTGAGGAGGTCTGTTGTAAGCGTTTTACAGAGAACTTTGAGTCAGTTTACCTTAGGGATATAGAGGAGCAGAACCTTCCCCTCTCACCCAACAAGTTTACAGGTCCGTGCGGCAGGCTTATGTGCTGTCTGGCCTATGAGAGGGATAACTACGCCGTGAGACAGATACTACCGGAGGTGGGTACCACCATATGCCTTCAGAACAGGGAGTACCAGATACTACACATAGATCCCCTCCACGACAGAATACAGCTGCTGGGAGATGAAAAGAAGGAAGACTTCAGGATAAGTCAACTTCTGCCTTTTGGTTACGAGAAAGCTTTAAAACACTGCAAGGAGTGTGGTTGCTGCAGGAGGAACGCGAAGGAAAATGAGACTTTTGCGGGAGTTCAGGAGTGA
- a CDS encoding leucyl aminopeptidase has protein sequence MRVEIAERNFKDVDTAVALALYEDDWSSLSFLEHLEDQAKKILEVEKFKGKEDTVVKLHLVDGQKVRIVYVAGLGKKDRVGQDEWRRAFALCVKRAKKDKVSELYMYAGDKPSYEVSKAVTEGAVLGSYSFDKYKTKKEEDTYEGIKLIYLHQGDPEGVRIGNILAQAQNFARDLVNEPGNVINPVTLAEIAKKLAEENGLECRIYDEEEIKQMGMMALWSVGKGSATPPRFIHIIYRPEGEPKDRIAIVGKGLTFDSGGLNIKTGDYMRTMKMDKSGACAVLGIMKALAQLKPQVEVHGIIGAAENMPSGTAYRPDDIIRAMNGKTIEIDNTDAEGRVTLADALSYASRLRPSRIIDMATLTGACMVALGEYTAGLFTNDDEFGDEILKVSKRTGERMWKLPMDDKRLREKIKKGEGDVLNSGGRYGGAITAAMFLEEFVDEGIKWVHLDIAGPAYTKEEYGYYAKGGTGFGVRTCLEYIMERYS, from the coding sequence ATGAGAGTGGAGATAGCGGAGAGAAATTTTAAAGATGTAGATACAGCTGTGGCCTTAGCCCTTTACGAAGATGACTGGTCATCCCTCAGTTTTCTGGAACATCTGGAAGATCAGGCCAAGAAGATCTTGGAAGTGGAGAAGTTCAAAGGAAAAGAAGACACAGTGGTAAAACTCCATCTTGTGGATGGACAGAAGGTGAGGATAGTGTACGTGGCGGGTTTAGGGAAAAAGGACAGGGTAGGTCAGGACGAGTGGCGCAGAGCCTTTGCTCTCTGTGTGAAGAGGGCTAAAAAGGACAAGGTGAGTGAGCTTTATATGTACGCTGGTGATAAGCCTTCCTATGAGGTATCCAAAGCGGTAACAGAGGGTGCTGTGCTGGGTAGCTACTCCTTTGACAAGTACAAAACCAAAAAGGAGGAAGATACATACGAAGGTATAAAGTTGATCTATCTCCACCAGGGTGATCCTGAGGGCGTGAGGATAGGTAATATACTGGCACAAGCTCAGAACTTTGCCCGTGATCTGGTTAACGAACCTGGTAATGTTATAAACCCTGTGACGTTGGCCGAGATAGCCAAAAAGTTGGCAGAGGAAAACGGTTTGGAGTGTCGTATATACGATGAAGAAGAGATAAAACAGATGGGTATGATGGCCCTGTGGAGTGTGGGCAAAGGGTCTGCAACACCACCACGCTTTATCCACATCATATACAGACCGGAGGGAGAACCTAAAGACAGGATAGCCATAGTGGGTAAAGGTCTCACCTTTGACAGTGGTGGACTCAACATCAAAACGGGTGATTACATGAGAACCATGAAGATGGATAAGTCAGGTGCCTGCGCCGTTTTAGGTATAATGAAGGCTCTTGCCCAACTGAAACCGCAGGTGGAAGTCCACGGCATAATAGGTGCTGCCGAAAACATGCCCAGTGGTACAGCCTACAGGCCCGATGACATAATAAGAGCTATGAACGGCAAAACTATAGAAATAGACAACACAGATGCGGAAGGAAGAGTTACATTGGCAGATGCTCTATCTTATGCCTCACGTCTCCGTCCCAGTAGGATAATAGACATGGCTACCCTGACCGGTGCATGTATGGTAGCCTTGGGAGAGTACACTGCCGGTCTTTTCACCAACGATGACGAATTCGGTGACGAGATACTAAAAGTGTCCAAAAGGACGGGTGAACGAATGTGGAAACTCCCCATGGATGATAAAAGATTGAGGGAAAAGATCAAGAAAGGAGAAGGTGATGTCCTCAACTCAGGTGGCCGGTACGGAGGTGCCATAACGGCGGCTATGTTTTTGGAAGAATTTGTGGATGAGGGTATCAAGTGGGTACATCTTGATATAGCAGGCCCGGCCTATACTAAAGAAGAGTATGGGTACTACGCTAAGGGTGGTACAGGATTCGGCGTCAGAACCTGCCTAGAGTACATTATGGAGAGGTACTCATGA
- a CDS encoding radical SAM protein yields the protein MRLLREFRSELNRLYLFQLEDGSRIEAVFYRGDTLCVSTQVGCAVGCAFCLSGSAGLLRNLSEDEIYMQYFLLKPFLPIRRVAFAGIGEPLMNYRNVLGAFERFKREGLGVTFYTTGHPIKHLPSLLDLPHRGVTISLHTLDPSLRKKLLPHAGDLEELIALLKDYSKKISKRKKGKISLAYLLLKGVNDSPEEIKAFGRLVKELGFSATLLYYNDTGMGFQAVTPEEYSKAFLLLRSMGVRVTLSTRYRRDPLGGCGTLTINRDSVGVQ from the coding sequence ATGAGACTTTTGCGGGAGTTCAGGAGTGAGCTCAACAGACTGTATCTCTTTCAGCTGGAGGACGGAAGCAGAATAGAGGCGGTTTTTTACAGGGGTGACACTCTCTGTGTGTCCACTCAGGTGGGATGTGCGGTGGGTTGTGCTTTCTGTCTTTCTGGGTCTGCGGGGCTTCTGCGTAATCTATCGGAGGATGAGATATACATGCAGTACTTCCTTCTCAAACCCTTCCTTCCTATAAGGAGGGTGGCCTTTGCGGGTATAGGCGAACCTCTCATGAACTACCGAAATGTCCTAGGTGCCTTTGAGAGATTTAAGAGGGAAGGTTTGGGAGTAACTTTCTATACTACCGGCCACCCTATTAAGCATCTTCCCTCCCTGCTGGATCTTCCTCACAGAGGTGTTACCATCTCTCTACACACTTTAGATCCGTCCTTAAGAAAAAAGCTACTACCTCATGCGGGAGATCTTGAAGAGCTCATAGCCCTACTGAAAGATTACAGTAAAAAGATCTCTAAAAGAAAAAAGGGAAAGATAAGCTTGGCTTATCTTCTTCTGAAAGGTGTAAACGACTCTCCGGAGGAGATAAAGGCTTTTGGAAGGTTAGTTAAAGAGCTGGGCTTTAGCGCCACCCTCCTCTACTACAACGACACCGGAATGGGGTTTCAGGCTGTTACACCAGAGGAGTACAGTAAGGCCTTCCTTCTTCTGAGAAGTATGGGGGTGAGGGTCACCCTCTCCACCCGTTATAGGAGAGATCCTTTAGGTGGTTGTGGTACTCTTACCATCAACAGAGATTCAGTAGGTGTTCAGTAG
- a CDS encoding epoxyqueuosine reductase QueH, with product MKILVHICCAPDAIYFLKRLREDNPSAELVGFFYDPNIHPYEEYLLRLTETKRACEELGIPLYEGEYDVENWMMAVKGLEKEPERGERCKVCFDMRLVRTAVFGKEIGATHMTTTLLMSPKKDLRVLSYVGTRVAQQYGMQFLAPDYRKGGGTQEMFRLSREMEFYHQDYCGCVYALFQQKKGDVQWDLVSFGGRRPGSKEETLFIKEVRLFAETRSLPCREWEFSFLNWRVLQGYIKVGEEVIPSLVVPFSRSVKGILKTEAQEERGRVIFFQKGGLKVILSESLKDEPITVLKGLTDPAFRVPSQWRERLLTERVTVQLTTEIFSDTSRVLVVGDPEAQELIGIPADTLQDNRGPYLSSVLELIEKNLQLVVASRVAFVLLGAYSLGAPSLHFLQERLDRTVKVLPYDPSLWPQATEDPSLAASYS from the coding sequence ATGAAGATACTGGTACATATCTGCTGCGCACCGGACGCCATCTACTTTCTGAAAAGGTTACGGGAGGACAATCCATCCGCTGAGCTGGTGGGTTTTTTCTACGATCCCAACATCCATCCCTACGAAGAGTATCTGCTACGCCTCACGGAAACCAAAAGAGCATGTGAAGAGCTGGGCATACCCCTCTACGAGGGAGAGTACGATGTAGAAAACTGGATGATGGCTGTAAAGGGCTTGGAGAAGGAGCCAGAAAGAGGAGAAAGGTGCAAGGTGTGTTTTGATATGCGCCTTGTAAGGACGGCCGTCTTTGGGAAAGAGATAGGCGCTACCCACATGACCACCACCCTCCTCATGAGTCCTAAAAAGGACCTGAGGGTTCTCTCCTATGTGGGAACTAGAGTAGCCCAGCAGTACGGAATGCAGTTTCTGGCACCCGATTACAGGAAGGGTGGTGGAACACAGGAGATGTTCAGACTGTCCCGAGAGATGGAGTTTTACCACCAAGATTACTGCGGGTGTGTTTACGCCCTCTTTCAGCAGAAAAAGGGAGACGTGCAGTGGGACCTTGTATCTTTCGGCGGTAGAAGGCCGGGTAGTAAAGAGGAAACCCTCTTCATTAAGGAAGTAAGGCTTTTTGCAGAGACAAGGTCCTTACCCTGTAGAGAGTGGGAGTTCAGCTTTCTCAACTGGAGGGTTCTTCAGGGTTACATTAAGGTAGGGGAGGAGGTGATACCTTCCCTTGTGGTTCCCTTCTCAAGATCTGTAAAAGGAATCCTTAAAACGGAAGCTCAAGAAGAGAGGGGAAGGGTCATATTCTTCCAGAAAGGTGGTCTTAAGGTGATCCTTTCGGAGTCCCTCAAAGATGAACCTATCACCGTGTTGAAAGGTCTTACGGACCCGGCTTTTCGTGTTCCGTCTCAATGGAGAGAGAGGCTACTGACGGAGAGGGTGACGGTACAACTCACCACCGAGATTTTCAGTGACACTTCTAGGGTGCTGGTGGTGGGAGATCCGGAAGCTCAAGAGCTCATAGGTATACCCGCTGACACATTACAGGATAACAGAGGACCATACCTCTCATCCGTTCTAGAACTCATAGAGAAGAATCTACAGCTTGTGGTGGCGTCACGTGTTGCCTTTGTGCTACTGGGAGCTTACTCCCTTGGAGCTCCCTCCCTTCACTTTCTGCAAGAGAGGTTAGACAGAACAGTTAAGGTTCTTCCTTATGATCCATCTCTTTGGCCTCAAGCCACAGAAGATCCATCTCTTGCAGCGTCATACTCTTGA
- the mazG gene encoding nucleoside triphosphate pyrophosphohydrolase yields MSPLEELLKTVERLRRDCPWDRKQTHESLIKYLLEETYELVDAIQLKDDAKMKEELGDLLLQVVFHAQIASERKAFDIWEVIEDLNRKLIARHPHVFGDASAEEVLKNWEENKLKERESVMDGVPRSMPALMRSQKLQDRASLVGFDFENIQQVWDKLQEELEELRQAIQNNDRKNMEHELGDVLTAVVELARFLKLDAETALQKANDRFENRFRYMERRAQQMGKDLKSMTLQEMDLLWLEAKEMDHKEEP; encoded by the coding sequence ATGAGCCCTCTTGAAGAGCTGCTTAAAACGGTGGAGAGGTTGAGGAGAGACTGCCCGTGGGACAGAAAGCAGACCCACGAGAGCCTCATAAAGTATCTCCTTGAGGAGACTTACGAGCTGGTAGACGCTATCCAGCTGAAGGACGATGCCAAGATGAAGGAGGAACTGGGTGACTTGTTACTGCAGGTGGTGTTCCACGCCCAGATAGCCAGTGAGAGAAAGGCTTTTGATATATGGGAGGTGATAGAGGATCTAAACAGGAAGCTGATAGCGAGACACCCTCACGTCTTTGGTGATGCTTCTGCGGAAGAGGTTCTCAAAAACTGGGAAGAGAACAAGCTTAAGGAGAGGGAAAGTGTGATGGATGGTGTACCGCGTAGCATGCCTGCCCTCATGAGGTCTCAAAAGCTGCAAGACAGAGCCAGTCTCGTAGGGTTTGATTTTGAGAACATACAGCAGGTATGGGACAAACTTCAGGAAGAACTGGAGGAACTCCGTCAAGCTATACAGAACAACGACAGAAAGAATATGGAGCACGAACTGGGTGATGTCCTCACCGCTGTAGTAGAGCTGGCCAGGTTTCTGAAACTGGATGCGGAAACTGCTTTACAGAAAGCCAACGACAGGTTTGAGAACCGATTCAGATACATGGAAAGAAGAGCCCAACAGATGGGTAAGGACCTCAAGAGTATGACGCTGCAAGAGATGGATCTTCTGTGGCTTGAGGCCAAAGAGATGGATCATAAGGAAGAACCTTAA
- a CDS encoding DUF485 domain-containing protein, which produces MKHADAVLRDQEFLSLRRKVSITVALFTIIMLVVYYSFILLIAYGKAFLSQPIREGASTTVGIVLGIGVIVFSWLLTGAYVFWANREYDTAVKKLRNKVGG; this is translated from the coding sequence ATGAAACACGCGGATGCTGTCTTGAGAGACCAAGAATTTTTATCACTTAGGAGAAAAGTCTCCATTACGGTAGCTTTATTTACCATCATCATGCTGGTAGTGTACTACAGTTTCATCCTTCTGATAGCTTATGGCAAAGCTTTTCTGTCACAACCTATCCGGGAAGGAGCATCCACCACGGTGGGTATAGTGTTGGGGATAGGTGTGATAGTGTTCTCGTGGTTACTTACAGGTGCTTATGTTTTCTGGGCCAACAGAGAGTACGACACTGCGGTAAAAAAACTGAGAAATAAAGTGGGAGGTTGA
- the acs gene encoding acetate--CoA ligase produces MAERDEVLLKVQEKYYPPAHIVERAWVKDYESLYAQSVQDREGFWAKVAEELHWFRKWDKVLDWQFPYAQWFVGAKTNISYNCLDRHVLQGRRNKVAYIWVDEDNNERKITYGELLELVSRIANGLKSLGVKKGDRVSIYMPNSIEAVACMLACARIGAIHSVVFAGFSEGALRLRIEDAKAKVVITASYTKRRGKKIDLLATVNRAIDGLSFVEKVIVWDRDGDALNGESSLFVSFDSLVKGASPHCEPEVMDAEDPLFILYTSGTTGKPKGVLHTTGGYMVGTYYTTKVVFDLHEDDVYWCTADIGWITGHSYIVYGPLANGATSIIVEGAPDYPDPGRWWSYVEKYRVNIFYTAPTAIRMFMRYGEQWPAQYDLSSLRVLGSVGEPINPEAWHWYYKHIGRERCVIVDTWWQTETGAHMITTVPSYPAKPGKAGKPFFTIEAAVVDSSGKELPPNTVGNLVIKSPWPSMLRTCWGEPERYEKYWNTIPGYYLTGDLASYDEEGYIMILGRADDVLNVAGHRIGTMEVESALVDHPAVAEAAVIGKPHEIKGESIKAFVILKKGYEPSEKLVEEIKQHVRNVLGAIAVPDEIEFVEKLPKTRSGKIMRRVLKAQELGLPVGDISTLED; encoded by the coding sequence ATGGCGGAGAGAGATGAAGTTCTTCTTAAGGTGCAAGAGAAGTACTATCCGCCGGCCCACATAGTGGAGAGGGCTTGGGTGAAAGATTACGAAAGTCTCTACGCTCAGTCGGTACAAGACAGGGAAGGTTTCTGGGCCAAGGTGGCGGAAGAACTCCATTGGTTCAGAAAGTGGGACAAAGTACTAGACTGGCAGTTTCCTTACGCTCAGTGGTTCGTAGGAGCAAAGACCAACATAAGCTACAACTGTCTTGATAGACATGTCCTTCAGGGGAGAAGAAACAAGGTAGCTTACATATGGGTGGACGAAGACAACAACGAAAGGAAGATCACATACGGAGAGCTTTTAGAACTTGTCAGCAGGATAGCCAACGGTCTTAAGTCCTTAGGTGTAAAGAAAGGAGACAGAGTTTCCATATACATGCCCAACAGCATAGAGGCTGTGGCATGTATGCTGGCATGTGCCAGAATAGGTGCTATCCACAGTGTGGTGTTTGCCGGTTTCAGTGAAGGAGCGTTACGCCTCAGGATAGAAGATGCCAAAGCCAAGGTGGTGATAACGGCATCCTACACCAAAAGGAGGGGTAAGAAGATAGATCTACTGGCCACCGTCAATAGAGCTATAGACGGTCTTTCCTTTGTGGAGAAGGTGATAGTCTGGGACAGAGATGGTGATGCTCTCAACGGCGAAAGCTCCCTCTTTGTAAGCTTTGACAGCTTGGTAAAGGGAGCCTCTCCCCATTGTGAACCGGAGGTAATGGATGCAGAGGATCCCCTCTTTATCCTCTACACTTCTGGAACTACAGGAAAGCCCAAAGGTGTCCTTCACACCACAGGGGGCTACATGGTGGGTACCTACTACACCACCAAGGTGGTTTTTGATCTTCACGAAGATGACGTATACTGGTGTACCGCCGACATAGGCTGGATAACGGGCCACTCTTACATCGTTTACGGTCCCTTAGCTAACGGTGCCACATCCATCATAGTGGAAGGTGCACCCGACTATCCCGATCCAGGAAGATGGTGGAGTTACGTGGAAAAGTACCGCGTCAACATCTTTTACACAGCACCTACCGCCATAAGGATGTTTATGAGATACGGTGAGCAGTGGCCTGCCCAGTATGATCTCTCTTCCCTCAGAGTGCTTGGTTCTGTGGGAGAACCCATAAACCCTGAGGCATGGCACTGGTACTACAAACATATAGGAAGAGAGAGATGCGTGATCGTGGACACTTGGTGGCAGACGGAAACAGGTGCTCACATGATAACCACAGTCCCATCTTATCCTGCAAAGCCCGGCAAGGCAGGTAAACCTTTCTTTACCATAGAAGCCGCGGTGGTGGACAGCTCCGGAAAGGAACTTCCTCCCAACACGGTGGGTAACTTGGTGATAAAAAGTCCCTGGCCTTCCATGTTAAGAACCTGCTGGGGTGAACCGGAAAGATACGAAAAGTACTGGAACACCATACCGGGCTACTACCTGACGGGTGACCTCGCCTCTTATGACGAAGAAGGCTACATAATGATACTGGGAAGGGCTGATGACGTTCTGAACGTGGCAGGGCACAGGATCGGAACCATGGAGGTGGAGAGCGCACTGGTGGACCATCCTGCCGTGGCAGAGGCTGCAGTTATCGGAAAGCCTCACGAAATTAAAGGAGAATCCATAAAAGCCTTTGTGATTCTCAAAAAGGGCTACGAACCTTCGGAAAAGCTCGTTGAGGAGATCAAACAGCACGTGAGGAACGTGCTAGGTGCCATAGCGGTTCCCGACGAAATAGAGTTTGTGGAGAAACTTCCAAAAACAAGAAGTGGAAAGATCATGAGAAGGGTACTCAAGGCTCAGGAGTTGGGTCTCCCTGTGGGAGACATATCCACTCTGGAAGACTAA
- a CDS encoding septal ring lytic transglycosylase RlpA family protein, which yields MKWMAFLVILSMALADECEPIKGLASWYGKEFHGRRTASGELFNKYKYTAASKVFPIGSYVLVRNMNNGKEVVVRINDRGPLKGGRILDLSKSAAHKLGMVAHGVAPVEIIPLKCVSHNTDTDDLIGDLLNTY from the coding sequence ATGAAATGGATGGCCTTTCTGGTAATACTGAGTATGGCGCTGGCGGATGAATGTGAGCCCATAAAAGGGTTAGCCTCTTGGTACGGTAAGGAGTTTCACGGTAGAAGGACAGCCAGCGGCGAACTCTTCAACAAGTATAAGTACACGGCAGCCTCTAAAGTGTTTCCAATAGGCTCCTACGTGTTGGTAAGAAACATGAATAACGGGAAGGAGGTGGTGGTGAGAATAAACGATCGTGGTCCTTTGAAAGGGGGTAGGATTCTGGACCTTTCTAAGTCCGCAGCCCATAAGCTAGGTATGGTGGCTCACGGTGTAGCACCTGTTGAGATTATACCGCTGAAGTGTGTTTCCCATAACACCGACACCGATGACCTCATAGGAGATCTACTGAACACCTACTGA
- the actP gene encoding cation/acetate symporter ActP — MGGINTVAVLFFFLFVAITLIITYWAAKRTRTASEFYAAGRSISGFQNGLALAGDYMSAASFLGIAGMVATKGFDGLIYSIGFLVGWPIVMFLIAEPLRNLGKYTFADVVAYRLRYTPIKTVSALGSLTVVILYLIAQMVGSGNLIKLLFGFPYELSVIIVGTLMVVYVLFGGMIATTWVQIIKAVLLLGGATVLALLTLAQFGFSPESMFSAVKTQYGEKFLQPGGLVKDPLDAISLGTALMFGTAGLPHILMRFYTVPDAPEARKSVFYATGFIGYFYILTFVIGFGALLLVGKDRILAVDKGGNMAAPLLAEVLGGNPFLGFIAAVAFATILAVVAGLTLAGASALSHDLYVGVLKRGKATEDEEIKVTKIAVLLLGVVSILLGIAFKGQNVAFLVGLAFAIAASANFPALVLSIYWKRFTTAGAVASILTGLTLSVVLIVLSKAVWVDILKNPAPVFPWGNPALISMPAAFLVGVLVSLLTSEKEAEEKYEEMKVRKLLGLGAE, encoded by the coding sequence ATGGGTGGTATCAACACAGTAGCAGTTTTATTCTTCTTCTTGTTTGTGGCCATAACCCTCATCATCACCTACTGGGCCGCCAAGAGAACCAGGACAGCCAGTGAGTTTTACGCTGCAGGCAGAAGCATATCGGGTTTTCAGAATGGACTTGCTTTGGCAGGTGATTATATGAGTGCAGCCTCCTTCTTAGGTATAGCGGGTATGGTGGCCACAAAAGGTTTTGACGGTCTCATATACTCCATAGGTTTCTTAGTAGGCTGGCCCATAGTGATGTTCCTCATAGCGGAACCTCTAAGAAACTTGGGTAAGTACACCTTTGCAGACGTGGTAGCTTATAGACTCAGGTACACTCCTATAAAGACGGTATCAGCTTTAGGATCTTTAACGGTGGTCATTCTGTATCTCATAGCTCAGATGGTGGGTTCAGGAAACCTCATAAAGCTTCTCTTTGGTTTCCCCTACGAGCTTTCTGTCATCATCGTAGGGACCCTCATGGTGGTCTACGTCCTGTTTGGAGGTATGATAGCCACCACATGGGTCCAGATAATAAAAGCGGTTCTTCTCTTGGGAGGAGCTACTGTGTTGGCTCTCCTCACCTTGGCCCAGTTCGGGTTCAGTCCGGAAAGCATGTTCTCCGCTGTCAAAACCCAGTATGGAGAGAAGTTCCTCCAGCCAGGAGGTCTTGTGAAGGATCCTCTCGATGCCATCTCTCTCGGAACAGCCCTCATGTTTGGGACCGCCGGCCTTCCCCACATCCTCATGAGGTTCTATACTGTACCGGACGCACCTGAGGCCCGTAAATCCGTCTTTTACGCTACAGGATTCATAGGATACTTCTACATACTCACTTTCGTGATAGGGTTTGGTGCCCTCCTTCTAGTGGGTAAGGACCGTATACTGGCTGTGGACAAAGGTGGTAACATGGCTGCGCCACTGCTGGCTGAGGTTCTGGGAGGAAACCCCTTCTTAGGTTTCATAGCAGCGGTTGCCTTTGCCACCATACTGGCTGTGGTGGCTGGCCTCACACTGGCAGGTGCCTCTGCCCTCTCTCACGATCTGTATGTGGGTGTTCTAAAAAGAGGTAAGGCTACGGAAGATGAAGAGATAAAGGTGACTAAGATAGCTGTCCTCTTACTGGGTGTCGTGTCCATCCTCTTAGGTATAGCCTTCAAAGGACAGAACGTAGCCTTTTTGGTAGGACTGGCTTTTGCTATAGCGGCCAGTGCCAACTTCCCGGCCTTAGTCCTCTCCATCTACTGGAAGAGGTTCACCACAGCGGGAGCTGTTGCCAGTATACTCACAGGATTAACCCTATCGGTGGTTCTCATAGTACTCAGTAAAGCTGTCTGGGTGGATATTCTCAAAAACCCTGCGCCTGTATTCCCGTGGGGTAACCCTGCCCTCATCTCCATGCCTGCAGCCTTCTTGGTGGGTGTGTTGGTCTCTTTGCTCACCTCTGAGAAAGAAGCAGAAGAGAAGTACGAGGAGATGAAGGTACGTAAGCTATTGGGCTTAGGTGCCGAGTGA